Proteins from a single region of Carassius carassius chromosome 25, fCarCar2.1, whole genome shotgun sequence:
- the LOC132103963 gene encoding zinc finger protein 646-like isoform X2: MAMHDMNRAKGIPCKECDIICPSTPSLLEHMKAHYHQEENGRFECEQCGRIFKHASSLASHKKTHEMGSFQCPVCTRTLPNAVALKNHLRIHTLSPGAQAEEDNDDNVDEDRDYNLAQNLSDAAFRSHINNSGMMPGHDHDKQKSPGSEDAWDRPFKCDQCDRTYRHHGSLVNHKKCHQEGTFKCNVCYKQFSNLAALTAHERTHSKFKPPGMSMGVLVHEAPSDPRPLGPQNDDMAPSFCHLCQVALPNKNDFQEHLLLHNAASSSLGLTRSFPGIVPHNLTSVRSSAVNPYTPALGDSLPLPPLPDKRYDPMLGPPVNNPIYTCAYCGVGHPNLESLKIHYLTHDPHTSTHDGPTILNSDGLASNSQPSISSSNGQTRSQAQNVAIDDAERRFKCQECGKSYRHAGSLVNHKRSHQTGHYQCTVCCKQYPHLAALHSHLRSHKTRPNSQSMDTEGDWLSSEPLTGLDSQQGFVHSQDQERGTTTPISLPGNLGDAAHFVPEGSHNSGLDSLEFHDRFDGSLAQSSSGHSPLPQNHRQANSVNQGGMTNGYMGNMTFHSPGGASLPPGSANLKESTRQRGSRDQMQFGGVQDNSQGNSKIMDNKDNDDDGEVYQCTVCGNHYASLRALRSHLRSHGVNQGAGPSSALSPIDRHQLITHLCPGKARVGALNKGMNGAKGMTGGAGTSGSGGPVDPRHMPDSDDRPHRCDQCGRSYRHPCSLLNHKKSHKTGVFRCLVCQKRYYNLLALKNHQRTHFDLKRHKCEECGKAFKIQKQLINHLRLHEEHRAKTGVRDQRVQSMSHPNGARYEGGPSQLQAMRMGDPKIQNPPVNTNYGQPQGFKKPYAGARAQQVDDGSGRRPFACDQCGRTYRHAGSLANHKNLHKIGEYHCNVCNSTYPNRLAMKNHLRMHFALKKYTCSDCGRGFRNQRQLETHTSNQLCKDLPGPSMQTAPPPTEYECDGCAQVFNTTTDLASHNCSAQLPSSSASLNSSNMSMETGDLGSPEREERPFTCDLCGCSYKHASSLLNHKNTHKIGNFSCSYCDKPYTNYMALRNHMRIHTQKKRHICSTCGKAFRLARFLRNHQRVHEEGHTRFGCPTCGKSFQGRSGLARHRCGDNQVGKEGMRKATTSTREGEEYRFTCDQCGRSYRHASSLLNHKNTHTVGIYHCAVCLKTYSNLLALKNHRRIHSETRRHRCPECGKAFRVSSQLQNHRRVHQKEREFTCTLCQRNFPTQASFRLHLEMQHGHTPKTSQQSGVSSSGSDVGWGSGLDLTLMQAQGLDPNGLPKLNPLHHGPSGSSSSGNQLQQQHQSHNEAGCKSHVCDQCGRRYRHASSLLNHKNSHKMGTYFCNSCQKEFSNLMALKNHRRIHTEPKRYQCPDCGKAFRVSTQLICHRRIHTKEKPFSCQQCDKRFSSKSNLRHHQKVHWNSSAPSSSLNLGPNFLGMPSGPFL, translated from the exons ATGGCTATGCATGATATGAATCGTGCCAAGGGTATCCCTTGCAAAGAATGCGACATCATTTGCCCAAGTACACCTAGCCTCCTGGAGCACATGAAAGCACACTATCATCAAGAAGAGAATGGCAGATTTGAATGTGAGCAGTGTGGACGCATTTTTAAGCATGCCAGTAGCTTGGCTTCTCACAAAAAAACTCATGAGATGGGCTCCTTCCAGTGCCCGGTCTGCACCAGAACATTGCCCAATGCAGTGGCACTAAAAAACCACCTGCGCATCCATACCCTGTCTCCAGGTGCTCAAGCTGAAGAGGACAACGATGACAATGTTGATGAAGACAGGGATTATAATCTAGCACAAAATCTGTCTGATGCAGCTTTCAGAAGTCACATAAACAATAGTGGAATGATGCCTGGTCATGACCATGACAAACAAAAATCTCCAGGATCTGAAGATGCCTGGGACAGACCATTCAAATGTGACCAATGTGACAGGACATATCGTCATCATGGCAGCTTGGTAAACCATAAGAAGTGTCATCAAGAGGGGACGTTTAAGTGCAATGTCTGTTACAAACAGTTCAGTAATCTTGCAGCTCTTACTGCTCACGAACGCACTCATTCAAAATTTAAGCCCCCTGGAATGTCCATGGGGGTCCTTGTGCATGAAGCACCATCTGACCCTCGCCCCCTTGGCCCCCAGAATGATGACATGGCACCCAGCTTTTGCCATCTTTGTCAAGTTGCTTTGCCTAATAAGAATGACTTTCAAGAGCACCTTTTGTTACATAATGCTGCATCATCTTCATTGGGGTTAACACGTAGTTTCCCAGGGATAGTACCTCATAATCTAACTTCTGTTCGCTCTTCAGCTGTGAATCCTTATACACCTGCTCTAGGTGACTCTCTTCCACTGCCTCCATTACCCGACAAGCGATATGATCCAATGCTAGGCCCTCCTGTTAATAACCCCATATATACCTGTGCATATTGTGGAGTGGGACATCCTAATTTAGAGAGTCTCAAAATTCATTATCTTACCCATGACCCTCACACCTCCACACATGATGGCCCTACTATTTTAAATTCTGATGGACTGGCTTCAAACTCTCAACCATCAATATCTTCATCCAATGGTCAGACAAGGTCTCAGGCACAGAATGTAGCCATTGATGATGCTGAACGCAGATTTAAGTGCCAAGAGTGTGGGAAAAGCTATCGACATGCTGGGAGTCTAGTTAATCATAAACGCTCCCATCAAACTGGTCATTATCAGTGCACTGTTTGCTGTAAGCAGTATCCACACTTAGCAGCACTTCATAGCCACCTCCGTAGTCACAAAACCCGTCCAAATTCACAGTCGATGGATACAGAGGGAGATTGGCTTTCCTCTGAGCCACTGACAGGGCTAGACTCTCAACAAGGCTTTGTACATTCTCAGGATCAGGAACGTGGTACAACAACACCAATTTCACTGCCCGGTAATCTTGGTGATGCAGCACACTTTGTCCCAGAAGGTTCCCATAACAGTGGCCTGGATTCACTGGAATTCCATGACCGATTCGATGGCTCTCTTGCCCAAAGCAGTTCTGGTCACTCACCTCTTCCACAAAACCATCGTCAAGCAAACAGTGTCAACCAAGGCGGTATGACCAATGGCTACATGGGTAACATGACCTTCCATAGTCCTGGTGGTGCCTCCTTACCACCAGGGAGTGCCAATCTTAAAGAAAGTACTCGTCAGAGAGGTAGTCGTGACCAAATGCAGTTTGGAGGTGTTCAGGACAACTCCCAGGGCAACAGTAAGATAATGGATAACAAAGACAATGATGACGATGGAGAGGTTTATCAGTGCACAGTCTGTGGAAACCATTACGCCAGCCTGAGGGCACTTCGAAGCCACTTACGAAGCCATGGGGTTAACCAAGGGGCAGGACCCTCCTCTGCCCTCTCTCCAATAG ATCGCCATCAGCTGATCACTCACCTGTGTCCAGGAAAGGCGAGAGTTGGGGCATTGAACAAGGGTATGAATGGAGCAAAAGGGATGACTGGTGGTGCAGGTACCAGTGGCAGTGGGGGCCCTGTTGACCCTCGGCATATGCCAGACTCTGATGATCGGCCCCACAGGTGTGACCAGTGTGGAAGGAGTTACAGACACCCCTGCTCCCTGCTCAACCATAAGAAATCTCACAAGACTGGGGTCTTCCGCTGCCTTGTCTGCCAAAAACGCTACTACAACCTACTGGCTCTCAAGAACCACCAGAGGACTCATTTTGACTTAAAGAG GCACAAGTGTGAGGAGTGTGGGAAAGCCTTCAAGATTCAGAAGCAGTTGATAAATCATCTACGGCTACACGAAGAGCACAGAGCAAAGACTGGAGTTCGAGACCAACGGGTTCAAAGCATGTCTCATCCTAATGGTGCCCGCTATGAGGGGGGCCCATCGCAGCTCCAAGCTATGAGGATGGGTGACCCCAAAATTCAGAATCCTCCTGTGAACACCAATTATGGTCAGCCTCAAGGTTTCAAGAAACCATATGCAGGGGCTAGGGCCCAGCAAGTTGATGACGGGAGCGGTCGCCGCCCCTTTGCTTGTGATCAGTGTGGACGTACTTACCGTCATGCTGGCAGTCTGGCCAATCATAAGAACCTACATAAGATTGGTGAATACCACTGCAACGTGTGCAACTCCACTTATCCAAATCGACTGGCAATGAAGAACCACCTCAGAATGCATTTCGCTCTTAAGAAATATACCTGCTCTGACTGTGGCAGGGGCTTCAGGAACCAGAGGCAGCTTGAAACCCATACCAGCAACCAGCTCTGCAAAGATCTTCCTGGTCCCAGCATGCAGACGGCCCCTCCTCCAACTGAATATGAATGTGATGGGTGCGCTCAAGTCTTTAATACaaccacagatctggcctcgcaTAACTGCAGTGCCCAGCTTCCTTCTTCCTCTGCCTCCCTCAACAGCTCCAACATGAGCATGGAGACAGGTGACCTGGGGTCTCCAGAGCGTGAAGAACGCCCTTTTACCTGTGACCTTTGTGGCTGCTCTTACAAGCATGCTAGCAGTCTGCTGAAccacaaaaatacacacaaaattggCAACTTCAGCTGCTCATATTGTGACAAGCCGTACACCAACTATATGGCCCTGCGCAATCACATGCGAATCCACACGCAGAAGAAGCGGCATATCTGCTCAACCTGTGGCAAGGCTTTCCGGCTGGCCCGCTTCCTTCGGAACCACCAGAGAGTCCACGAGgaaggccacacccgtttcggctgCCCCACCTGCGGGAAGAGCTTCCAGGGTCGTTCTGGGCTGGCCAGGCACCGCTGCGGGGACAACCAGGTAGGCAAGGAGGGCATGAGGAAGGCCACTACAAGCACAagagagggagaggaataccggtTCAC ATGTGACCAGTGTGGCCGTTCTTACCGGCATGCCAGCTCGCTCCTTAATCACAAAAACACCCACACTGTTGGCATCTACCATTGTGCTGTGTGCCTCAAGACCTATTCCAACCTGCTTGCACTCAAGAACCATCGTCGCATCCATTCAGAAACTCGACGGCACCGCTGTCCAGAATGTGGCAAGGCTTTCCGTGTCTCCTCCCAACTACAAAATCACCGCCGTGTGCACCAAAAAGAGCGGGAGTTTACCTGCACTCTGTGCCAGCGGAACTTCCCCACCCAGGCTAGCTTCCGGCTCCACTTGGAAATGCAACATGGCCATACCCCAAAAACATCGCAACAGTCTGGGGTTTCGTCCAGTGGCTCTGATGTAGGTTGGGGCTCTGGGCTTGACCTTACGCTGATGCAGGCCCAGGGACTTGATCCTAATGGTCTCCCAAAACTTAACCCATTACACCATGGCCCCAGTGGCAGCAGCTCATCTGGGAATCAACTACAGCAGCAACACCAGAGTCACAATGAGGCGGGGTGCAAGTCGCATGTTTGTGATCAGTGCGGCCGTCGTTACCGTCACGCCAGCTCGCTTCTAAATCACAAGAACAGCCACAAGATGGGCACTTATTTCTGCAACTCCTGTCAGAAGGAATTCTCCAACCTGATGGCACTCAAAAATCACAGACGCATCCACACAGAACCCAAGCGTTACCAGTGTCCAGACTGCGGCAAGGCTTTCCGTGTCTCCACTCAGCTCATCTGCCACCGCCGCATCCACACCAAGGAGAAGCCTTTCTCATGTCAGCAGTGTGATAAGCGCTTCTCAAGCAAATCCAATTTAAGACACCATCAGAAGGTCCACTGGAACAGTTCAGCACCTTCTTCTAGTCTGAACTTGGGCCCAAACTTCTTGGGTATGCCGTCTGGGCCCTTTTTATAG
- the LOC132103963 gene encoding zinc finger protein 646-like isoform X1 codes for MAMHDMNRAKGIPCKECDIICPSTPSLLEHMKAHYHQEENGRFECEQCGRIFKHASSLASHKKTHEMGSFQCPVCTRTLPNAVALKNHLRIHTLSPGAQAEEDNDDNVDEDRDYNLAQNLSDAAFRSHINNSGMMPGHDHDKQKSPGSEDAWDRPFKCDQCDRTYRHHGSLVNHKKCHQEGTFKCNVCYKQFSNLAALTAHERTHSKFKPPGMSMGVLVHEAPSDPRPLGPQNDDMAPSFCHLCQVALPNKNDFQEHLLLHNAASSSLGLTRSFPGIVPHNLTSVRSSAVNPYTPALGDSLPLPPLPDKRYDPMLGPPVNNPIYTCAYCGVGHPNLESLKIHYLTHDPHTSTHDGPTILNSDGLASNSQPSISSSNGQTRSQAQNVAIDDAERRFKCQECGKSYRHAGSLVNHKRSHQTGHYQCTVCCKQYPHLAALHSHLRSHKTRPNSQSMDTEGDWLSSEPLTGLDSQQGFVHSQDQERGTTTPISLPGNLGDAAHFVPEGSHNSGLDSLEFHDRFDGSLAQSSSGHSPLPQNHRQANSVNQGGMTNGYMGNMTFHSPGGASLPPGSANLKESTRQRGSRDQMQFGGVQDNSQGNSKIMDNKDNDDDGEVYQCTVCGNHYASLRALRSHLRSHGVNQGAGPSSALSPIGEQEWRRRQEGSSTIGQSFSRKQDLLNHELVHGHPDGSTQGLGGINSSSNGKMDGRNHICVDCGMFFADRHQLITHLCPGKARVGALNKGMNGAKGMTGGAGTSGSGGPVDPRHMPDSDDRPHRCDQCGRSYRHPCSLLNHKKSHKTGVFRCLVCQKRYYNLLALKNHQRTHFDLKRHKCEECGKAFKIQKQLINHLRLHEEHRAKTGVRDQRVQSMSHPNGARYEGGPSQLQAMRMGDPKIQNPPVNTNYGQPQGFKKPYAGARAQQVDDGSGRRPFACDQCGRTYRHAGSLANHKNLHKIGEYHCNVCNSTYPNRLAMKNHLRMHFALKKYTCSDCGRGFRNQRQLETHTSNQLCKDLPGPSMQTAPPPTEYECDGCAQVFNTTTDLASHNCSAQLPSSSASLNSSNMSMETGDLGSPEREERPFTCDLCGCSYKHASSLLNHKNTHKIGNFSCSYCDKPYTNYMALRNHMRIHTQKKRHICSTCGKAFRLARFLRNHQRVHEEGHTRFGCPTCGKSFQGRSGLARHRCGDNQVGKEGMRKATTSTREGEEYRFTCDQCGRSYRHASSLLNHKNTHTVGIYHCAVCLKTYSNLLALKNHRRIHSETRRHRCPECGKAFRVSSQLQNHRRVHQKEREFTCTLCQRNFPTQASFRLHLEMQHGHTPKTSQQSGVSSSGSDVGWGSGLDLTLMQAQGLDPNGLPKLNPLHHGPSGSSSSGNQLQQQHQSHNEAGCKSHVCDQCGRRYRHASSLLNHKNSHKMGTYFCNSCQKEFSNLMALKNHRRIHTEPKRYQCPDCGKAFRVSTQLICHRRIHTKEKPFSCQQCDKRFSSKSNLRHHQKVHWNSSAPSSSLNLGPNFLGMPSGPFL; via the exons ATGGCTATGCATGATATGAATCGTGCCAAGGGTATCCCTTGCAAAGAATGCGACATCATTTGCCCAAGTACACCTAGCCTCCTGGAGCACATGAAAGCACACTATCATCAAGAAGAGAATGGCAGATTTGAATGTGAGCAGTGTGGACGCATTTTTAAGCATGCCAGTAGCTTGGCTTCTCACAAAAAAACTCATGAGATGGGCTCCTTCCAGTGCCCGGTCTGCACCAGAACATTGCCCAATGCAGTGGCACTAAAAAACCACCTGCGCATCCATACCCTGTCTCCAGGTGCTCAAGCTGAAGAGGACAACGATGACAATGTTGATGAAGACAGGGATTATAATCTAGCACAAAATCTGTCTGATGCAGCTTTCAGAAGTCACATAAACAATAGTGGAATGATGCCTGGTCATGACCATGACAAACAAAAATCTCCAGGATCTGAAGATGCCTGGGACAGACCATTCAAATGTGACCAATGTGACAGGACATATCGTCATCATGGCAGCTTGGTAAACCATAAGAAGTGTCATCAAGAGGGGACGTTTAAGTGCAATGTCTGTTACAAACAGTTCAGTAATCTTGCAGCTCTTACTGCTCACGAACGCACTCATTCAAAATTTAAGCCCCCTGGAATGTCCATGGGGGTCCTTGTGCATGAAGCACCATCTGACCCTCGCCCCCTTGGCCCCCAGAATGATGACATGGCACCCAGCTTTTGCCATCTTTGTCAAGTTGCTTTGCCTAATAAGAATGACTTTCAAGAGCACCTTTTGTTACATAATGCTGCATCATCTTCATTGGGGTTAACACGTAGTTTCCCAGGGATAGTACCTCATAATCTAACTTCTGTTCGCTCTTCAGCTGTGAATCCTTATACACCTGCTCTAGGTGACTCTCTTCCACTGCCTCCATTACCCGACAAGCGATATGATCCAATGCTAGGCCCTCCTGTTAATAACCCCATATATACCTGTGCATATTGTGGAGTGGGACATCCTAATTTAGAGAGTCTCAAAATTCATTATCTTACCCATGACCCTCACACCTCCACACATGATGGCCCTACTATTTTAAATTCTGATGGACTGGCTTCAAACTCTCAACCATCAATATCTTCATCCAATGGTCAGACAAGGTCTCAGGCACAGAATGTAGCCATTGATGATGCTGAACGCAGATTTAAGTGCCAAGAGTGTGGGAAAAGCTATCGACATGCTGGGAGTCTAGTTAATCATAAACGCTCCCATCAAACTGGTCATTATCAGTGCACTGTTTGCTGTAAGCAGTATCCACACTTAGCAGCACTTCATAGCCACCTCCGTAGTCACAAAACCCGTCCAAATTCACAGTCGATGGATACAGAGGGAGATTGGCTTTCCTCTGAGCCACTGACAGGGCTAGACTCTCAACAAGGCTTTGTACATTCTCAGGATCAGGAACGTGGTACAACAACACCAATTTCACTGCCCGGTAATCTTGGTGATGCAGCACACTTTGTCCCAGAAGGTTCCCATAACAGTGGCCTGGATTCACTGGAATTCCATGACCGATTCGATGGCTCTCTTGCCCAAAGCAGTTCTGGTCACTCACCTCTTCCACAAAACCATCGTCAAGCAAACAGTGTCAACCAAGGCGGTATGACCAATGGCTACATGGGTAACATGACCTTCCATAGTCCTGGTGGTGCCTCCTTACCACCAGGGAGTGCCAATCTTAAAGAAAGTACTCGTCAGAGAGGTAGTCGTGACCAAATGCAGTTTGGAGGTGTTCAGGACAACTCCCAGGGCAACAGTAAGATAATGGATAACAAAGACAATGATGACGATGGAGAGGTTTATCAGTGCACAGTCTGTGGAAACCATTACGCCAGCCTGAGGGCACTTCGAAGCCACTTACGAAGCCATGGGGTTAACCAAGGGGCAGGACCCTCCTCTGCCCTCTCTCCAATAGGTGAGCAAGAGTGGAGGAGGAGACAAGAAGGTAGTAGCACAATTGGCCAGAGCTTCAGCAGAAAACAGGACTTGCTTAACCACGAGCTAGTTCATGGACATCCAGATGGATCTACACAGGGCTTAGGTGGCATTAACTCTAGTTCTAATGGCAAAATGGATGGAAGGAACCACATTTGCGTTGACTGTGGCATGTTCTTTGCAGATCGCCATCAGCTGATCACTCACCTGTGTCCAGGAAAGGCGAGAGTTGGGGCATTGAACAAGGGTATGAATGGAGCAAAAGGGATGACTGGTGGTGCAGGTACCAGTGGCAGTGGGGGCCCTGTTGACCCTCGGCATATGCCAGACTCTGATGATCGGCCCCACAGGTGTGACCAGTGTGGAAGGAGTTACAGACACCCCTGCTCCCTGCTCAACCATAAGAAATCTCACAAGACTGGGGTCTTCCGCTGCCTTGTCTGCCAAAAACGCTACTACAACCTACTGGCTCTCAAGAACCACCAGAGGACTCATTTTGACTTAAAGAG GCACAAGTGTGAGGAGTGTGGGAAAGCCTTCAAGATTCAGAAGCAGTTGATAAATCATCTACGGCTACACGAAGAGCACAGAGCAAAGACTGGAGTTCGAGACCAACGGGTTCAAAGCATGTCTCATCCTAATGGTGCCCGCTATGAGGGGGGCCCATCGCAGCTCCAAGCTATGAGGATGGGTGACCCCAAAATTCAGAATCCTCCTGTGAACACCAATTATGGTCAGCCTCAAGGTTTCAAGAAACCATATGCAGGGGCTAGGGCCCAGCAAGTTGATGACGGGAGCGGTCGCCGCCCCTTTGCTTGTGATCAGTGTGGACGTACTTACCGTCATGCTGGCAGTCTGGCCAATCATAAGAACCTACATAAGATTGGTGAATACCACTGCAACGTGTGCAACTCCACTTATCCAAATCGACTGGCAATGAAGAACCACCTCAGAATGCATTTCGCTCTTAAGAAATATACCTGCTCTGACTGTGGCAGGGGCTTCAGGAACCAGAGGCAGCTTGAAACCCATACCAGCAACCAGCTCTGCAAAGATCTTCCTGGTCCCAGCATGCAGACGGCCCCTCCTCCAACTGAATATGAATGTGATGGGTGCGCTCAAGTCTTTAATACaaccacagatctggcctcgcaTAACTGCAGTGCCCAGCTTCCTTCTTCCTCTGCCTCCCTCAACAGCTCCAACATGAGCATGGAGACAGGTGACCTGGGGTCTCCAGAGCGTGAAGAACGCCCTTTTACCTGTGACCTTTGTGGCTGCTCTTACAAGCATGCTAGCAGTCTGCTGAAccacaaaaatacacacaaaattggCAACTTCAGCTGCTCATATTGTGACAAGCCGTACACCAACTATATGGCCCTGCGCAATCACATGCGAATCCACACGCAGAAGAAGCGGCATATCTGCTCAACCTGTGGCAAGGCTTTCCGGCTGGCCCGCTTCCTTCGGAACCACCAGAGAGTCCACGAGgaaggccacacccgtttcggctgCCCCACCTGCGGGAAGAGCTTCCAGGGTCGTTCTGGGCTGGCCAGGCACCGCTGCGGGGACAACCAGGTAGGCAAGGAGGGCATGAGGAAGGCCACTACAAGCACAagagagggagaggaataccggtTCAC ATGTGACCAGTGTGGCCGTTCTTACCGGCATGCCAGCTCGCTCCTTAATCACAAAAACACCCACACTGTTGGCATCTACCATTGTGCTGTGTGCCTCAAGACCTATTCCAACCTGCTTGCACTCAAGAACCATCGTCGCATCCATTCAGAAACTCGACGGCACCGCTGTCCAGAATGTGGCAAGGCTTTCCGTGTCTCCTCCCAACTACAAAATCACCGCCGTGTGCACCAAAAAGAGCGGGAGTTTACCTGCACTCTGTGCCAGCGGAACTTCCCCACCCAGGCTAGCTTCCGGCTCCACTTGGAAATGCAACATGGCCATACCCCAAAAACATCGCAACAGTCTGGGGTTTCGTCCAGTGGCTCTGATGTAGGTTGGGGCTCTGGGCTTGACCTTACGCTGATGCAGGCCCAGGGACTTGATCCTAATGGTCTCCCAAAACTTAACCCATTACACCATGGCCCCAGTGGCAGCAGCTCATCTGGGAATCAACTACAGCAGCAACACCAGAGTCACAATGAGGCGGGGTGCAAGTCGCATGTTTGTGATCAGTGCGGCCGTCGTTACCGTCACGCCAGCTCGCTTCTAAATCACAAGAACAGCCACAAGATGGGCACTTATTTCTGCAACTCCTGTCAGAAGGAATTCTCCAACCTGATGGCACTCAAAAATCACAGACGCATCCACACAGAACCCAAGCGTTACCAGTGTCCAGACTGCGGCAAGGCTTTCCGTGTCTCCACTCAGCTCATCTGCCACCGCCGCATCCACACCAAGGAGAAGCCTTTCTCATGTCAGCAGTGTGATAAGCGCTTCTCAAGCAAATCCAATTTAAGACACCATCAGAAGGTCCACTGGAACAGTTCAGCACCTTCTTCTAGTCTGAACTTGGGCCCAAACTTCTTGGGTATGCCGTCTGGGCCCTTTTTATAG